atcacacatcagTGTGTCTTCGATCTACTTCCAGTCTGGTGTCAATCACTATCAACAGATATGAGAATAAtccataacattcagtatcaagtCTAGTGACCATCAACCCGCAACTTGAGTAGAACACTGGAAATCATGTATGTTACAGAAAGGGaaaattatataaatatgctaaaCATTGTGTTAAACACTCTAAACTGAATATGAACTTTAGTGATTTTATATTTTCCCATTATAGTTATCTTTGAATGGGATTCTGTGGTTATGGGAATTTCTGCCAAGGTCAACAGAAATTGCAGGTTCAAGATCTCTCATAACCCCTGTCCATGCATCTCTCTGTTCTAGGTGTGCTGTACAGTGAGGTGCACCTTCCCTGCAGTGTCATGCTACTGGTGAACCCTCACAGTGGGAAGGGCCAGGCCCTCAGCCTCTTCACCGGACACGTCCAACGTATGCTCAACGAGGCCGGGGTCCCACACACACTGGTCATCACAGGTCAGTTTAGCGtactgtatgtacactaccagtcaaaagtttggacacacctactcattcaacggtttttctttatttgtacaattttttacgttatagaataatagtgaaataacacatatggaatcatgtagtaaccaaaaaagtgttaaacaaatcaaaatatattttatacttgagattcttcaaatagccaccctttgccttgatgacagctttgaacactcttggcattctctcaaccagcttcatgaggtagtcacctggaatgcatttcaattaacaggtgtgtcttcttaaaagttaatttgtggaatttctttccttcttaatgcgtttgagccaatcagttgtattgtgacaaggtaaggggggtatacagaagatagccctatttggtaaaagaccaagtccaaattatggcaagaacagctcaaataggcaaagagaaacgacagtccatcattactttaagacgtgaaggtcagtcaatactgaaaatgtcaagaactttgaaagtttcttcaagtgcagtcgcaaaaaccatcaaggactatgatgaaacgggctcccatgaggaccgccacaggaatggaagaccgttcagaggggactgtgtgaatcaggccttcatggtcaaattgctgcaaagaaaccaacacaagcaatggacattagactggtggaaatttgtcctttggtctagagtccaaatttgagatttttggttcaaactgccgtgtctttgtgagacgcgatgtgggtgaacggatgatctccgcatgtgtagttcccaccataaagcatggaggaggaggtgttatggtgtgggggtgctttgctggtgacactgtctgtgatttatttagaattcaaggcacacttaaccagcatggctaccaaagcattctgcagcgatacgccattccatctggtctgggcttagtgggactatcattcgtttttcaacaggacaatgacccaacacacttaaccagcatggctaccaggctgtgtaagggctattttaccaagaaggagagtgatggagtactgcatctgatgacccgacctcaacccaattgagatggtttgggatgagtcggatagcagagtgaaggaaaagcagccaacaagtgctcagcatatgtgggaactccttcaagactgttggaaaagcattccatgtgaagcttgttgagagaatgccaagagtgtgcaaagctgtcatcaaggaaaagggtggctactttgaagaatctcaaatataaaatagattttgatttgtttaacacttttttagttactacatgattccatatgtggtatttcatagttgtgatgtcttcactattattctacaatgtaaaaaaatagtaaaaaataaagaaaaacccttgaatgagtaggtgtgtccaaactttttactggtactgtacatacacacacatgcatgcatgcatgcatgaacGCACAcgcgcgctcacacacacacaggtacaaatACAGGTGTACAAATACAGGTACACAAACACTGCgcacgtacacatacacacacacacacatcatctctGCTGAGTTAATGCATGTGCATACACTGACACACAGGTTATCACAGGTCAATATCCTACGTTAACACCTGCAATTACAGGTCAATTAATAACTCGACTGTCAAAGCACTGCACTACcagtacgacacacacacacactaacgctCAGCCTCTTGGCGACTGGACAAACAAAACAGAAACCATCATTCTGTGTCCCTCCACTCCAATTGGCAATGATCCACAAAGCAAAGCAGCTAATGCCCATCTCTCTCAAGCTgaccctccctctttctcccccctctccctccccattaTAAATCCTCTGGCTGTTTTCAGCACTAGCTGGCAGTCATTACTCTGATCAAGTGCTGCTGGcacatatgtatgtatgtagatcCATTATGTAATATGTTATATTTATACACAAACTTCTGTAAATCTGGTTCACCGTGATGTTATGCCCTATTGATGGGCTAATAATCTGTGTGTGTGATTTGATGTAATTTATAAGCCACTTTGATGGGGTAATCATCATAATGTGTGCTGCCACAGTCTGGGGACATTATAATGATAATGTCCTGGTTTTGCACTGGGCTTCTGGTTCAAAGCTCATAGATGGGTAATATCcattagggcacactgtagcaaaaagCTTTGCAACTGAAAAGGAAAACACGTTTTTTGTTGGACAAGTTTAGGAAGTCCCTACCACGTTTTAGTACATTTTCTatcatttggtgcctaatgaatacaacccagatGTGGCTTTTGAAGCCCTACATTTCAGCCCTCCTTTCAGTCTATTgagtttctctccctctctctgttcttaaaTCACTGCAGTGTCAGAGAGCAGTCAAGAAAATGAATCCCTTTCCCAAAACTGAGAGAGCAATCTTCTGAACACATTCTGAAGTGCTGAATATGCTAAAATTGGAAAGTAGAAAAAGTTCAGAACTACCCCAGACTTTGGGGACACACTTTATGGGAAATTAATCCTGAGAACAATGTGTGGATAGATTCAATTCTCCATTCTCAGAATGAATGTGCTTTTTCATAGAACATTAAATTCCCCATTGAAGAGAGCCTTTGTTCTAGTCCAATGCAGAACGATGGGTGATCTAGCTTGCCAGATATAAGGGTAGATGATCTCTGACCTTAGTCTCACTAGGACATTGTCTATTGGGATGTCCTCATCCTTCTCCATGATCAGCCACAGCTCAGAGACACTGGGCTTAATTCAATCTAACCTGTAATTGTTTATCCCATAGCCAGGTAGATGCCAACACTTTTCAGAGTAAGACGAATGGTTGTGCAGGCATTAGTTTGCAAACAAAGATTCTGCATCACCATTGCTACCCCTTTTCACACTACAGAGTCCAGCCGAGCCAAGCTGTTCTGGGCTGGTTATCCATTTACTGGAACCATGCTGAAAAAGtcaatgtgaaaagaaaatatcaGTGTCTCTCGGTGCTAATCCAGTGAGACTGAGGCAGGGCCAGAGCTGTGCTAGCCTAGCGGACGGTTAGCATGGGGACTCTAATGAGAGAGGACAGGCCCATTATTGGAGCCCTGGCTGTGTGGCGGTGCCAGAGGGAAGGGAAGGATGAGTCCACAGCCCAGAGAGAGACTGGTTAACTGGGCATGGAGGAGGCTTGGCACAAGGGTCTCAGaggatctctttctctctctctctccatctttccctcgcTCTCCCCCTCAGCTCCCTCTTGCTCTACCCTCCTCTCTAGGCTGAGAAAAGCCTGTCAGGCACGATTAAATGAATGACAGCACGCTTCTCCTGTCTTCCCTCATTCAATATCAATTCTAACTCCATTTCAGTGGCCTTGTCAGAGATAAGAGAACTTCCAAAAGTCCTTCTTTTAGCTGTGTTTCTTTCCATATTATTCACATTTTGTCCTGAAAATAAGAGTCAGAAAGACAGGAGACTAAGGAAGCATCTCAATTGTCTAAAGTTGTCTCCTCTAGTCTTGTTAGTGTCAATCAGTGCAAATGGAgcaaggagaaaaggagaggaagccactgtaGACTATTGACACGTACCAAAGCAAAATTAAAAGGATCTATGGTCAGTTCAAACGAAGAAGGAAAGTATACAAGGAAAGGAAGCTACCTTATTGAGGGACACCCTAACAGAAGGAAAGTGTCTGTGGCAGGATGTTATTCTGTTATCTTATCTTCCCAGAGACATACAGTCTTTCCAGTGAGATCAGTGCAGTTGTGACCCATCTAGCATATGTGTTAGCTGTGGTGGTTTTGGAACAGAACAGTAAATGTCTATATTATAGCCTGTGGTCCGTTCTCAATTCAGATGGAGGAAATTAGATAGTAGAAATaaacactgttgactattgagAGTCCGTTTTGAGACCTAGGAGAATCTGTTGCAGGATGTTATCTTTCCAgtgcagttgtaacctataacagtACAGTGAGTTATATAGCCTGTGGTCCTGTGGCTTGTTCTCTATGGCTGGTCCTCAGGGCGGGGAGAGCGTGCGGTGAGGCGGTGGTTCTAGTGGTTCTACATCCCTCaggctgtccctgtccctgggTGCTGACTAAGCTGCCACAGCGTGTCCTCCAGCTCCCAACCTTATCTATACACACCACTGCCACTTCTGCTCCAGCTGTTGACCCAGAGTCTCCAGTTAGACACACACTCAGTGCAGCCTTTGTGAACAGGTAGTCACCCacgcacacatgcgcacacacacacggtagaGAAAAGGATCCCTGCTATTACTGTCAGTGTGCATTATGGAGCCCTGGGTGCAGTCGGACCTAGACCATTGAATGGTCCCTTTTTTTAAATGTCATGTCTGTGTCCTTACTTCACTCAGCCCAGCATCGTTTATACCTAGTGTGAGATGGGTTTGGAACCTCCTTTTGTGGGAGGCAGGGTCAGTGAGAGTGTGgctgggaggagagggacagagaaagaagACTGAAGTAAAGTGATGGTATATTGGTGGTATTGGAGGTTAAGCCTCACACTCTTTCTTTTTTTGGAATCCCAGAGTCTGAATTATAGCTTCTTTAGAGGGACAACAATGGCTGCCCTGAGACCAACCATGAAAGACACgtgcacgcccacacacacactgtagagaACAGGATAGttgtccaaacacacacacacacacacacacacacacatacacacacactgtagagaACAGGATAGgtggccaaacacacacacctcccctccAGCCATGGGCCAGTGTAGAGCAGAAAGGAGCAGTGTAATGATTGTCTCATTCCACAGAGCCACAGAGCTGGGAAGAGGAAGAACGACTGCTTGCAGCCCAGAGGCTGAGCCGGTCAGTCAAGCTACACTACAGTACTGCACTGCACCCAGTCCCAGACCTCATATATTTTAACATCCAACCCACCACCACAACAAACACTCATAAAAATGACTAAAAGCACCAGCTTCCCTCCATGAGCagtctgtgtgtacgtgtgtgtgatgtgtgtgtgtgtgtgttaaagtgcTATCTCCCCTCTTTTTTGCTATCGGCTACTGTCAGCTATCCCACATAAACAGTAAAGGGAGTGTGTTAACCACATCAATATTAACATCTCCTCCTACTCAGCAACCAACCTCTCCTATTTGACAGCTCTGTTGCCCTCCGCCTTAAAACTGACCGGTTATCTATACACACACTATGTTTACAGCCTCTGCATATGCAAATGAGCGCCCTATAggccgtggtcaaaagtagtgcactatgtagggaatagggtgccatttgggacgcatcctcagGAATCGGATGCCTCCCCTCGAGGCCTATGTTGCCGAGTGAAATGCTCTCTACTGTTGTGTCAAGACCAGCATAAAACGATACAGCGAACAATCGCACTACTGTATTGtagaccacacacacagaaaggaAAAATAGAGATTGGGTAttgctgtcagtgtcagtgggtTTCAGATGcaagtcctccagtacccccaacagtacacattttagttgtagccccggacaaacatacctgattcaacttgtcaagggcttgatgattagttgacaagtagaatcaggtgtgcttgtcagGGGGACCACAACAATaatatgtactgttgggggtactggagaaCCGGAGTTAGGAAACACTGCTATAAAGTATCTCTGTGCAAAGAGACActtacgcctcgatcacaccggcagcatcattgcattttggtacaccagaagtacattcatttccaatggaacgctgcgtttgtcttgcagcattgcgtagccgaggcagttgcagtgtattctgcgtcaaactgtatgcatagacggcttgacagaaatggtagcagaaggtgaatgatGAGCTTTTGtggcacacatatccagatgatgctgcgtactatatcggtgtgatcaaggcgttaggctgcgttcacacaggcagcccaaatcttttttttttgtcatttgtcTTTTGACTAATTAGATCAGCtatgaaaaatatctgatgtgattggtcaaaagaccaattagtggaaacaaagatcagaattgggctgcctgtgtaaaagcCAGAGAGAGGTAGTAATAAGATTCATTGGGGAAGAAAGAAAAACTTGGCTTATGCTGTTAAGCTTGAGTGGCTACAACCAAAGAGCTCTTAGATGGTCTGGCCTTTTATAAAGAGTGTGTTTTGAGGAGAGAGGAAATACGTGTGTGCGTGTCACGGTGAGAGTGTGCTACTAATATTAACCCTGACAGAGTGTTAGGGAAATGTGGTGGAATAAAAAGTGCGATTGAAAAgtaatggtggtgatgatgatacaGGAAGCAGTACCAGTCACTCACCATATATAGAccacacaggaggttggtggcaccttaattggggaggacgggatcgtggtaatggctggagcggaataggtggaatggtatcaaatctgatgccattccattcgctccattccggccattattatgagccgtcttcccctcacagcctccactgATAGACTACTGCCCCATAAAAAAATTACAGCTCTAGGAGCCATTAGTACAGATCTACGATCTGTTTACCCTCACCTAAGCATAACATTAACCATACAGAGAAATAACACAAAACTGACCTTAGGTTAGTGCTAGGGGAAACGTAATCCTGCTCCTGGTGGAATGATGGGTACAGTTCTAGGATAATCTTACCCTCACCTAAGACCCAACCTTAACTATTTGGGGAGAAACACGCAATCTGACCTTAGATCAGCATCATAGGGGAAACGTAATCTTACTCCTGTTGCAATGTACAATCTGCTGATTGCCCCAGTCTAGTTTGATGGAGTGCCCTACCGTAATTTGGCCTTGTAATCTAATTTGCAATGTGATACTGCATTTCATTAAGGTGGCATATCAACTGTCCTCTCTGCCCTAAAGACATGTGCTGCTAGCCtggtcacaggaggttggtggcaccttaattggggaggacgggctcgtggtaatggctggagcggaattagtggaattgatagtatcaaatacatggtttccatgtgtttgatgccattcaattgactccgttccagacattataatgagccgtcctcccctcagcagccttcacTGAGCCTGGTACTGTAGGTGGGATATCAGTTGTCCTCTACTGCTCAGTCTAAAGAAGCCAACTGGCCACCGTTTGCTAGCCTGTTACCATACCTTCCATGTTCCCTTTGTTTTGTTCAGCTATTGTATTCACAACAACTTCCCAAATGATTGGAAAGTTAAAGGTCTCACAACTACAAAAGAGGCCACGcagcacacacataaacacacgtaAACATACTCTTCTTCCACGTATGTTTTCAGAGCGGCAGAACCATGCCAGAGAGTTGGTGAGAGAGGCTGACCTGTCACAGTGGGAAGCTATAGTCATCATGTCCGGGGACGGACTTCTGTTTGAGGTGAGGTACAAAATACAATAATCCATTCCTGCCAACATGGCATCCATTTAGCTTCTAAACCTCACCCAGTTTGCTGAGATCCGTGGCTCTGCCTGACCTTGCTTATTGTTGCACAGACACCGATTTTAAGCCTATTTGTGGACTCATCCAGCACTTTAAATGGAGAGTTTCCACTGAAAGTGCACTTTAGTTTAGACCAGGCCTTATCTTGGTCTGTGAAAGTGGCCCTAGATCTGGTGAGTCTCTGGCTGTTGGGTGGCTGTTGGGTGACCCCTGCTCTGTCTGTTGCCACAGGTGGTGAATGgcctgatggagagagaggactggGAGGAGGCCATCCAGACCCCACTGGGCATCCTACCGGGGGGCTCCGGTAACGCCCTGGCTGCCTCTATACACCACTACTCTGGGTGGGTGACACACCAATACCCCCATGTAGCAGTTAATTAGTAGCAGTTAGACACCACTACTCTTGGTTGGTGACGCACCAAGACCCCAATGTAGCAGTTAGACACCACTACTCTGGGTGGGTGACACATCAAGACCCCCAATGTAGCAGTTAGTCCCAATAATGTAATTTGAAAATGCATGCTTCCCCCTCCCCTTCCTTGAACTAATCAATCTGGCATGATTGGATTGTGGCAAGTAATGCATTGCTTTGATGTTTCCCATGTTGGATGAGTGATTAGGAAGGGAATAATGAAGGAACAAGGAAACATGAATTAAAAACAAATCTATCCAGTTGGGTGAGAAATATACTTCAAGGAAGACCGAAAAGAAGGATGCACTATAGACAACCGTCTACACAGTCACAGGGCATACTACTGCCCATATGTTTGACAAACTGTATTGAGTAAATCTCCAGAATCAGTAACAGAGAATAAACCTAATGCTGCTGGCTCTTTCTTTAACCAACACAGTATAGAACATCAACACAATGAATCACAATTACACGACCAGCATGCCCTCCTGTCTATCCGTCTCTGCCCCCACCAGAACCCCAGTCAACCAGCCACACAATGAGAGGAAGGACCCAGAGTCTGTTTTGTTCTCTCTGCCCTGCAGGGGGATCCAGAATATGATCTGCTCTGTTTTTGATCAACAGTGGTTTACTGTATCACCGGTTGTCCTATGTATAtaggctggtcccagatctgtttgggctGTAGGCTATAGGACGCAATGGTAAAACGGGTCAGTTTATAGATAGTACCCCCTCTACTGGTTGTTAAGAGATACTACACCCCAGTGGCTAATGCAAAAGTGACTAATGCAAAAGAACATACTAAGAAAATAGCTCAAACTGGTCCGATGTTTTTGTTTATAAAAACAATGTACAAAAACCGTGATGAAAGAAAGCCAAACAGACACCCCAATGGCTATTATTGAATGGTGAGCCTAATGACTAGGTTGAATATTGAATACAAACTGAATATGGATACGCTGCCATATGGACGTGACCCCAGTGGTATGGAACTCCATTGAGACGTCATTATCTAATTGGCTGTGATGTAGAGGAGAAAAGACAGCAGGCTGGGTGGTTGATGTGGGGCTAGTGGTCCCATGACCTCTCTACCGCCTCACcgcctcccccccaccccccagcccCTTCTCCCAGCTGggcttgtctttgttgtctgtcATGTATACCGctaactcccccctctctctcccccaatcaTCTTCCTTCTCCCCCCATTCTCTTCCCCCCTGACAGGGCCCAGCCGGTGTCAAGCGAGGAGCTGCTCGTCAGCTGTGGCTTCCTGCTGTGTAAGGGCCTGGTGTCTCGCATGGACCTGGCATCCGTCCACCTGGGCTCCAGCCCCTCCAGCCCTACGcgcctcttctccttcctctcgcTGGCCTGGGGCTTCGTGGCTGACGTGGACGTGGAGAGCGAGAAGTACCGCCACGTGGGCGCCGCCCGCTTCACCATGGGGACGTTGGTCAGGCTGGCATCGTTGAGGGTGTATAAGGGCCGTCTAGCATACCTGCCGGTTGACAAGGTGGATGGAGCGGAAGAGAATGGGCAATCGCCAGTCTCGTTGGAGGAGATGACCAGCGTGTCACCTCAACCGCCATCGTCTGCTTTctgctcctccaccctcctctgccGACCTTCGAAGGACTCGCCGTGCCAGAACGCAGCCCACCACACCTTCCACAACTCCTGTAACTCAAACAAACGCCTTCAAGGCGAAGAAGAGGGAACCCATGTCCGCTAATGCCACGCTAACGGGCCCGCCAGACTCTCTCCTGGTGCCCCTGGACCAGCCGGTGCCCAGCGACTGGGTGGTGGTGCCCGAGGAGGACTTTGTCCTCATGCTGGCCATGTACCAGTCTCACCTGGCAGAGGACCTGTATGCCGCGCCCGACTCTACACTCGATGACGGACTCATCCACCTGATATACGTCCGAGCAGGCATATCGCGCACGGCCCTGCTCCGGCTCTTCCTGGCCATGGAGAAGGGCACCCACCTAGCCAACAACTGCCCCCACCTGGTGTACGCCCGTGTGCGGGCGCTGCGGCTGGAGCCCTACTCGCCCAAAGGGGTGATCACGGTGGATGGGGAGGTGGTGGAGTATGGGCCGGTCCAGGCCCAGGTACACGGCGGGATGGCCAGGCTCATCACTAGATGATAAACAAGATCCACTGGATGGATAGCTAGCGTTATCATGTTATGCTAATAGATATGCTACGCTAGAAGCTAACTAGTTAGCATTTTCTGGACGAGTGCTAACAACTAGCGTTAGCATTTTCTGGACGATGCTAACAACTAGCATTAGCATGTTCTGGACAATGTTATGCTCACATCTAAAGGGTAGGTGGGATCAATTGACTTTTTAGTCTTGGAAGTGCCATGATGGAGTAGCAAGGctagaacaaacaaaaaaaatccacaatGGGTGGGTACGTTTTATTTCTACAGAGCCCAATGTTCTCAATCTCCCCTTCCCATTAGTTTGCATTTAGGCTGTCCCAAAATGGCTTCCCACTAGCTAAAAGCAACTGACCTTTTAATTGGCTGTTGCAAGCTATGACATTTAATATATTACTAGAACTGAGGTGAGAGATAGATCAAGAGCTCTGCTGTCTTACTCCATAAGCATAACTCTAGAAATATGAACATTCTCGCCCCATTGCaaacccccacccacccacacatacAAACATTCTCCTTACCAGGGGGACATATGATGTAGGGCTTGGCCAACAGCGAGAACACCTCAAGCAGTGTCAGTCACCCACCCTGTCCCTCACACACCCTGGGCATGCTTTATGTCTATGGGAGGGCATCACTAAGCTGCCATCACAACTTGAATTTTCTCTCTTATGCAACAAATGGGGGTTGGATTGATGCCTTCATTGCTCTCTTCCGCTGTGACGTGGAAATATGGAAGATACATACAATCTCCGGGAGCCAGCATTGACATTATTAGAAACCAGCTTATTTGAACTCAAGTAATTAGGGGACTGTTGCGCCGATATCAACATCAACCATTGATGCTCAATTACAATAGGGATTGTTTTTGGTTAACTTGAAGCTTGAATCTCGAGGGCCAATAGTTTATGCTAAGGCCTAGACCCGACCCTGGACAACTTGATGACCGGTTTTGGATTTGAAAATATTTGGAGTTTATTTTGGATTAGGTATTGTTGTGATTAGCTGCAAACGCACCATACTTCCATGACTTCTTCAATCAACCAGCCACCTTACATTGACATGCAAACAAATATACTAAAGAAGACATATTTCAAGTAATTTGATATGTGCTTGTTTTATACCTCATATTTTCATGAACCACTAGCTTTAAATGGCCTAGAGTGAGAGAGACTGCCCTTACGTATTGTGCTGTGGCCTGTCCTGCAGAGGAAGGCATGCAGCACAGGTCCAGGTTAAGGGATTGATGACTTGTAGTGCCTGTATCAGGTCTCCGACTGCAGTCTTTCCCCATACacctcccctccatccatccttctccTCCATCCAATCCATCCATCCCGACTCCTCCTTTTCTCGACACTGCAGTGCACCACAGAGCAGTCCCAGTCGCTTTTGTCTGCCTGCAGCTACAGCTGACAACCCCAACAGTACactacacacattccccttctcAGCCATCATCACCTAGGTGTCCTTATCATAAAGCTTTAAACACACAGAGAAGATTAACTATGAAATGATGACAAGCGCAACCAAAGGCTAATGTGATGCTAATACAGTAGCTAGCCTGAGTTCACGCTCTTG
This genomic window from Coregonus clupeaformis isolate EN_2021a unplaced genomic scaffold, ASM2061545v1 scaf1379, whole genome shotgun sequence contains:
- the LOC121532654 gene encoding sphingosine kinase 1-like — protein: MDPKITEPDPPSSRNGITQVLQYGEFTVTGNRKVRYTVSLTERDLTIQKITSTPAGRSKVVFNLRDCVGCRAFRTDDNTDAGAYFSAYFYPFKRRWMSSGVARQRVEQCFRVALFQDQRANLEEAEKWAGTIRESSARQQHLRNGVLYSEVHLPCSVMLLVNPHSGKGQALSLFTGHVQRMLNEAGVPHTLVITERQNHARELVREADLSQWEAIVIMSGDGLLFEVVNGLMEREDWEEAIQTPLGILPGGSGNALAASIHHYSGAQPVSSEELLVSCGFLLCKGLVSRMDLASVHLGSSPSSPTRLFSFLSLAWGFVADVDVESEKYRHVGAARFTMGTLVRLASLRVYKGRLAYLPVDKAKKREPMSANATLTGPPDSLLVPLDQPVPSDWVVVPEEDFVLMLAMYQSHLAEDLYAAPDSTLDDGLIHLIYVRAGISRTALLRLFLAMEKGTHLANNCPHLVYARVRALRLEPYSPKGVITVDGEVVEYGPVQAQVHGGMARLITR